A segment of the Capricornis sumatraensis isolate serow.1 chromosome 8, serow.2, whole genome shotgun sequence genome:
gttttgtgtttatttccaGAAAGTGATGAAGACAAAAGTAATATATCTGGACACCACTCTCTGTACAATAAATAGCCTCCCCTGTTTccccaaaaagaaaaatgcatcctTACACACCATCCCCTGTCCCCTTGGCAAGTCAGTGCTCTTTTTTAAAacgaaaaaattattttatttatttatttttggctgtgctgggtcttcagtgctgtgcGGAGCATTTCCCTACTtgcggggctactctctagctgtgggatGTAGGTTTCTCATTGAGGCGGCGTCTTTTGTttcagagcgcaggctctaggctcGCTgggttcagcagctgcagcacgtgggctcagcaggtTCAGCTCCCGGGCTCCAGGACACAGGCTCAATGGTTGCggggcacgggcttagttgccccacggcatgtgagatcttcccgggtcagggattaaaccctgtgtcttctgcactgtcaggcagattcttcaccaccgagccACTTGGGAAATCTCAAGACTTTGCTTCTTGAGTCATGCACAATCCCCACGCCCTTGCCAGCCCCTTCCTCAGGACTCCACTGTGTCTAGGAGGGTGGGGCCCAGGCCAGTTGTTCAGAGTCACTTGGGTCCTCTCCCTGACCCTGGCTGGCTGACTTACAAAATCCACATGTCTTTATTTCCATATCAGGGATtaacacacacagaaatgaaaatgctGACATTTACTCTACAGAGGAAGAGATCTGAGTCTCCAGCTGGGCCATCCCACTTGAccctgacacccccacccccaagcccaaCCCCAACCTGCAGAAGAGAGGAAGCTCTTTTGTGTCCCAGACCTTCCGTGGTCCATTTTATGTTCTCCAGCTGGGAACCCACAGCCAGAAGCAGCACCAGGTATATGACTGTAGTTGGGGCAGAGGACAGTCCTCACAGGTTTCCCGGTGGGCCAGGAGACAGCAGGTGAACCTCAGAATCCTTCTTGGCCCCCCTCTTCCTCAACCAACTACAAAAGGAGACAGGACAGAAGCAGCTGGGGACGGCTCAGTCCTGAGTTTGTGGTGTGGTTGGTGTCACCAACCTAATGAcgctcttccttttcttttcacgtCATCTGCTCAATTGGAAAAACAGTTATAAAACTggccttcagtttccttattgaAAGGAGAAGGGGCCCCCGCAGGAGAGGAGCTGTCACCGCTGGAAGGATAGGGGGACACACGCCTCCTCTTAGAGTCTCCTTCGCCCAGTCCTGAGTTGCTGGACTCTGGCCGGAGTGGGGCGATGTCAGTCCACAGGGAGGGGGAGCCCTGCTCCTCTGGCCCCCGCCCCTCTGAGGCTCCAGGGCCAGGTTCCATGGGCAGAGTTCGCATGGAGTGGAACCAGTTGGTTGGGCCCACCTTGGGAGGGTACTGGGAGCCCACAGGCCAGCCCGCTCCAGACGCCAGGGCTTCCTGGCTTCGGTAGTAGGACATGGTGGGCCCGGGCGCGGAGGGCAGGAATGCAGGCTTCATGCTGACAGCGCGAAACTCGGCCTCGTAGCTGTGGTCCCGGGGGGCTCCCAGCCAGTAAGTCTGGGGAACCACATCCTTGGCCTGGCCAGGAAGGTCGGGGTAGAAACGGCTGGCGACGGGATACTGGTTGGGGATAAGAGGGGAATAGTGGTCTCCCCCGAGCAGTTGACAGTTGGGTCCAGGCGGGGAGGGGACGCTGGTGTCAACGGATGCAtacatgcttaaaaaaaaacaaacagggggCAAAAGACAGGGGGTCATGAATAGAACTGGTCAGTTAGGAGCCTGCCTGCTGCACGACCCTCCCCATACCTCCTTCCTGACCTGCCCGCTGCCCTTTTGCACCCACTGCACACTTCCCCACCGCAGAGGCAGAGAGGGCTGAGCACTTGTCTGGAGTCCCAGTCCCAGACAGACAAGGAAGGCCTCTGCCAACATGAGTTGAACCCAGGGGCACTTACGATTCAAAGTTCTCCCGGAATCCTTTGGCAAAAGGGTTATTATCAATTTTCAGCTGAGTAAtctagagagaagggaaacagtCATCTGAGTGCCGAGTCTGAGGCTGAGGAACTTCCAAATTCACTCCCAAGAAGTCAAGGGGCCCTGTTCTTCCCTTTTTCCCAGCCAACCTGCCCACGCTCAGCCTACCCTCGCCCAGGCAGCCCTCACCTCGGCATTCTGGTAGGCGGTCACGGCAATGAACTGGGTTTCTTGGAAAGTGAAGACGTGCGTGTTGCAGGGCGCCTCTGGATCTCCATCGTTGACTTCGACAATGTGCAGCCGGGGCTGGTATTTATGGAGGGACTGAAGCACGATCATCTGAGGCGGGTGAGACGACTGTGAGCATGGGAGGAGGGAGTGCAAAGGAACCCTCCCCTCCCCGACCCCACCTATGGTCCACCCTATGGCCAAGCTACAAAGGACCCTGAAGTCATTGTGACCCTTGTTCTGCCCTGCCAACATGTAACTTCTCCCAAGCCTCCAACCTCAGTCCTGAACCTCCTCAGGGCACCAGTGCTATTCTCTTGCCCCCTTTCCTATCTCCAGATGGCCactgtgaccaaagtattagcaCAAACAGGGCTTCTCAGGGAATAAGGGCATCTTTAATAGGCTTGCTCAACTCAAAGAAACTCTGCACCCTCTCCCTAGGACCACCAGTATTGACTCCATACCCAGTACTAGCAATTGCAGCTGGGATTCGGTGAAGAAACAACCAGGCTGGGCTGGCCCATGTTGGCCTGAATGTGACCCCCGTCTGCCTTGAGATTCAGTTTCCTCTCAAGGTGGGTGGGAAAGAACCAGagtcagagagggagagaggtcaCTCTTATAGAACAGAATCAGCCTGCAGGACCCACTGTGGCCTCAGGGACAGGGAAAGGTGGGGGGCTTTCCTGAGGGGAGGTGTCCCACCTGGGTCACATTGTTGGAAGCCCCCTTGTTGTTCGTGAGCTTTAGTTTCCCGAACGACACCTCCTGGCGCATCCAGTGGGCTCCGGTGTTGGGGGAATCTGGATGGACGTACAGGCGGTTCCCTGTGAACAGGTATATCTTTTTGGCATGCAGCTCCTGGGACCAGGTCCCTGGTCATATGGGGCTTCCTTTGCCTGTTCCGAGGGGCACAGCAAGAAGGATGGAGGGGGAGGACAGCCGGGGCAGGATGGGGGAGGTGTGGGCAGAGGACCGAGCTGAAGACAGGACAGAGCACAGAATTAAAGTGAgaagtgggaggggaaggggggtgGTGGGATGGAGTGGATGGGGCGGGGTTGAACTAGAGAACTAAATCCTAGCAGTCAgaggcagggggttgggggggggttcCTCTTGGCTCCACCAGGGGGCGCACAGTCTTAGAGAAAAATCATGCCCCCGGTTCCCAAGGAGGCACGTACCTGGCATGCTGCCCTCGGCCTTTCCACATTGCACCCACTTGCCACTCTGATACCGCCAGTGGTGCTGGTCCACCAAGACCACATCCACAAACATCCGGTAATGGCTGGTGGGCTCCAGCCCAGCCACAGTAAATGACAGGAATGGGAACATCCGTCTGGGGAGAACAGAGAAACCCACCAATATCATCAGCCCCCAGTCCCCGGGACAGCCGTTTCCTGGGCAAAGGCCACCCATCAGTGGTGTGCTGGAGCCAGCTCTCATCCTCACCAGAGCCAGCTGGGGAAGTCCAGGGAGTCTGCCAGCCAGTTGTTCGATAgcaacaattaaaaattaaatcaggacttccctggtggtccaggggttcagaatccacctgccagtgcaggggacatggttcgatccctggtcggggaagattccacataccgtagggcaactaagcccacgagccacaactactaagtcCTTCGAgctctagagcttgtgctccaTAACAAGGGAAGTCGTTGCAATGAGAAGCTGCTTACCGAAATAAGAGTAGTCCCCGCTTGtggcaactagaggaaagcctgtgcagcagtgaagacccagcacaaccaaaaataaatatcaataaaaattaaatcatagaAACTACCATGAAATATATTACAAGTCAAGGtaataaatactcaaaaaaaTCACTTCTCGATATTTTTTACTACACTTTACTATTATCTCTGCTCTTGAGATTGTTTATCAGTATGGTGGAGATATACTAGATAATATTTGCTGCCTCACGTCTCTTCCCAACTCCAAGTTCAGTGATAACATGTGGGCAGCTTGCAAGGGAAATCAGCAAACACTATGAAGCagggctttaaaaattttttttctttttgagtgtcCGTTGCTAACATTAGCTGTACACCCGTCTCTAGCCTTAGTTTGCTCCCTGGAGGGGAGCAAAGCCACAAGCCAGCCCCAACACAGGCTGTTCCTAGTAGGTCTTCATCTCTGAGTTCCCCGAACCCTGGTCTGGCCTCAGTCTGTCATCCATCCTCTCGCTGCGGCTCTCACGGTGCTAACACACGCCTAGCCCCAGAGCGGCCATCTGCAGGCTTTCCCTGCCCCATCCTCCTGGGCCTGACGTCTGCAGTGCTACCTGCTCCAGGCCGGGGTCTTCAGACAAGTAGCTGAAGTCCTAGCCGGAGCTTTCCATCCACCTGGATGAGGGAATCTATTGGGCACAGTTCTTGTGATCAAAGTCCTGGTTCCCAGGAAAAGTGGAGGAAGTTGGATTTGGGATGCTGTGCTATTGTGCTGAGTAACAGATTCAGAGGACTAAGCACTGCCATACCACAACCATCTCCATCACCTCCAGCATCACcaccccatcaccaccatcactacaaCCAGCACCTGCAgcatcaccatcactaccaccacgATGATCATTACCTCCACTAtcactcccccaccccaacaccACATCAGTACAACCagcacctccaccaccaccaccatcattacaaCCAATATCTCCACTATCAGCATCATCATTGTTACAACCAACATCTCCACCATCGCCAGCATCACTACAAGGAACACCTCAATGACCACAActcccatcaccaccatcactacaaCCAGCACCTCTACCATCACCACCGCCTCTCCGGCTTAGCCTGTCTCTTCTAACTCAAGCAGGAAGAGCACACTTTTTAAGACGGCAGAGTCAAACCCTCATCAGAATTGCTTTTCGTTCCCACacacttctctcctcctcctacAAGAAGCCCTGCAGGGCACGAAGAAAGGCACTGGTCCATGAGTCAGGAAACCTGGGGGATTGAGAGTTCCAGGGGTCAGGGAACACTTTCAGGTGGATCccagtctacagtccacgggatcgccaagaactggacacaactgagcatgcacgtgtgtgcgcgcacacacacacacacacacacacacacacacacacacgagtcccCAGAGGGTCCTAGAGCAACATCCCTAATAACCTTGGAAAGATCTCCGGGGAGAGTACTGTCACCTTCCTGCCTTCCCCAGACTCTCCTGGGCTGAGAAAAAGAGACTTACTGGCCCTATGGTCTTGGGTAAGCTAGTTCTTAAACCAAACCTCACTTTCTTCACCTATAAATGGAGATAACAATTCCTGTCCATTTTTCCTCTCAGAGCCGTTAAGAAATTTGAAAGATGTGCAACTCAGCTCACcgtctcccctctcccaccctcatcccaccttctcccaggCCCAGAGTGATCAAAACTCTCTGGCCTGGCTGAAGAACCCCAAGCAAGAGTCCAGAGTTCTGGTTTGAGGCCTTGGGTCCCAGGAGCTTAGCGTGCCAGTCAACTGGAGAAATCAAAGTTAGGGATGAGGCTTTGAGCAATCGAGAGTGAGAGAATATTTTCAAACCATTGCTACCACTAACTCATTTTGCAACAGTGGTCAGGTCATTCATGCTTCCTATATTGTACCCAGTTCCTATCCAGACACGTAGTaataaagagagagaagggaactTATTCATTGTACGTCTACTCATGCAGCAGCCAGTTCACTGAAAAAGTCCTTTGCGgtacaaaatgtttttttccaattttatatctgaagaaaatgaggctcagagaagtttggTGGTGGCTTCTGGGTGGAAGCACAGAGCTGGAGTCTCCTGATGGCAGGGCACGTGCTATAGTCCCCACCGTCCCCTCCTGCTTCTTACTAGTAGAGGgacaagcaggagacacaaggagaCTGGGGCAGGGCCGGGGACAGGGAGAGGACAAGGGAGGTCTCAGCTTCACTCTAAAGACCTAGACTCACCGCCAGCTGGGATTCCAAAATAGCCCTGGATTTACATGATGCTTTGCTGGGAAGGAAAAGGGAGTCTGATGCCAATCTGAGCCCCTAGAAAAGAGAGCTCACCACTCCTTAAGGACCATCCACCTTGAAATGATTTGCCGAGTCATTGTACcccttccccatcctgaacacttCCGACAATGCTCCAATTCGCAGTTATTAGGCACAAATTTAAAGGAGATGGTTTTTatcagtctgggcttccctggtggctcagacggtaaagaatctgcctgcaatgtaagagagcTGGgttaggaaacggcaacccactccagtattcttgcctggaaaatcccataaacagaggagcctggtgggctacagttcacggggttgcaaagagttggacatgactgaatgactaacacttttatcAGGCATGTTcccaaaatgtttcaaaattgaTAATACCTAATTGCTATTGAGCCTGCAGGATAATTGGTCCTTTCCTCCACTATCTGTGGGGGTGTAAATTGAAACCACTTTTgaggagggttttttttgttttgttttcggcCATGCTCCACGGGGAGTATGGgattttccccaaccagggatcaaacccccatgttccctgaagtggaagtttggagtcttaactactgggctgccagggaagtctgaggaGCATGTTCCGGCAATGTTTTTACAGATCCAAATGAAAAACGCACCTGAGCATCAAGGGAGTGCCCCCTCCCACTAACCTCGGATCCACTAAATAGAAATCAGACGGCCACCAGCAAACAggggaagagaaaaagcaaagccATTTTCACCCATCCCACGAGAAATGAAGCCCATCAGCCCAAATTAAAGCAGGCTTAaagctaaaaatgtttttaaagatctAAAAAGTTCTTGGAGTTGGAATATAGAGAGGAGAAAACCGAAAGGGCTGAGGCCTGCGATCGAGGATAATGCGGGACTGAAATTGTTTTACCAAGCCCTAAcctcacacaaacatacacaaatgCAAATAGAGCTGTTTAACAACAGAGTTATCTTAATTATAATAATCAATTAATCACACCCAGAAAAATGGGGATTGCCAGCAATTActgcacacccacacacccacacacggAGACAGCCGCCTCGCTCTTCCTCTGCTGAGAATGTCTACCATTGACTATCAGACAGCCTGCCTCCCAGAAACAACACGAGGCCGGGCAACATGAGTGCGCTTATCAGACCAGGAACACACAAACTCGAACTCCAAACCCTCCAGTTGGCCGGTCCATCTTCCTATCATCCGTTTCCCCTCCCAGTCCCATCTGAGCTGCCTGGATCAGTCTCTGGACTCCAGAACCATCCCCcggccctctccccatcccattcctgctctggaggagagcatgactgTGTGTCCTGTCCACACTGCGGGGTGGCTCTAGGGTGGGTAGGAGAGGAAGAATCTGGGAGGGAGTGAGTCAGCCCCAAGGCGAAAGGCTACGGGGCTGTGGGTGGGCCTGCTGGAAGgatttttcaaaaaggaagaaagtcgTGGGTGATGTGGTGGTGACTGACGGATCGCTGGAAACCATAGAGGGACAAGCCAGTCTACCAGGGCAGGAGGACAGAAAGGGAGCTGTTCACTGAGCCCGTCTTGCTTTTCAGAAGCCAgtagcagaaggaaatggctgccgaCTTCCCAGATCACTGGAGCCTAAGTTCACAGACCCGGGTGCCGAACTGGGGGCCGTGTGTCCTCTGTCTCCTTCACCGCACCCTGGggcccctgaggcctgatccaTGAGGAGGCCTCAAGGGAACTGGTGAGAGGCCACTGTCGCCTTCCAACAGCTCCAACCCACGAAGTGTCCGAAGCAGTCCGTCAGGATGGATTGAAAGCGTGAGGATTGCAAAACTGGAGTGCGCGCAAGCATACAAAACGATCAGGGAAATTTGAAGATATTTAAGAATTTCTTTTCAGGTTCGCTAATGGTATTgcgtttatttaaaaaaaaaaaaacatttttagaggTGCACAGATAACTACTTAAGGATGAAGTGATAGTGTCTAGGATTTACTTACTAATTACGCTATCACTAACATAGTTTCAGACCCGAGGTATGGACGTtagcagagaaaggaaaagtagaaatagGGTTGGACTAGTATCAACAGCTAGGTAATGGGTAGATGGAGATCTGTTACacgtttctcttcacttttgtatatattggaatttttcataataaaggaaattaagtgtgtgggtttaaataaaagagagacaacaagggacttccctggtgagtcagtagttaagactccaagctgcctaggcagggggctcaggttcaatccctagttagggaactaagatcccacatgctgcacatgAGTGCAGGacagccaaaagataaaaaagtaaaatttaaaaaaaaaataaaagagagacaaCACAACTGTCAACAGAGGATTATTCAGCAGGAATGTGAAGGAAAAGGGAGGTTGTAAAGGAGACAACCAGCACAGCAATATGTACTGCACTGCACCCTAAGACCCACAGCCAGTCCTGCACCCCCAGATCCCATCCCTGAAGTTCTGCTGAAGCTCTGTCTACCCCAGCCCTCAAGACTGGAGGGTCAGGGGCCTGGCCACAAGTCTGTGGGGAGACCCCAGCAGGCCGCCCCGGGGAGGAAAGGCTTCCTGCCTCAACGGAGTGGAGGCTTGAGTTCGGGTCTGCCGTGTGACCGAGTGAAAGCCATCAGCCCCCTGCGCCTCAGCGCCCTCAGCTGCAAATGGGGAGGCTGCTTGGCCTACCCAGCGCAGCGAAATAATGGAAGTGAAAGCACCAATGCATCAAGGCCTTCGGACAGTGTTGGTGGCTGTTTTTACCCCTGGTCTTGGGGGAGCAGAGAAAGAAACCCAGGCACATACCATCTGGGAGCTGGTGCCAGTTCTGCCGGCGATGGATGTGCTATGTGACCTCAGAAAAGCCTCTTACTGTCTCTAGGTCTATGTCCCTGTATGTCCAGGAAGAAGACGGAACAGGACCTTCTGGGTTCCCTCCAATTTAGACATGACAGCTTAGAAGCCTGGGCTGTGCCTAGGTGCACCCAGAAGGGGGCTAGGGTTGGGGGAGCAGAGAGGAATTATCAGATGGCCTAGAAGATGAAGGCCAGGCCATAAAAGAAAATGCCGTCTTTCCTGGGTTCATCCCCGAGAAAACAGTTCAGCAACTTGAAGCCAATTGTGATCGGTGGACAGGTCCCTCACTTCCAAGCCATCCCACAGAAATCATTCATCAGGACGGAAAAATGTTCCAGCAATGCCCAGATATTCAGTCTACCCTGAGGGATCTAGTTCCACGGCTCAGGCTCCACTGAGCCCAGTGCATACAGGGTAGGGTTTGGGGCCAAGGGTGCTGCTTGAATGAATGTCAACCCTCTGGCCCAGCAtggcctctcccctctcccttcccgaGCCCCACACTTCCTATCTGCTCTTCAACACCTCTTGGGTCCACTGATGACACAGCCGCTCGACACAGAGGCCCTCAGTAGTTCTCTGCCCACACACAACCCCCCTGGGAAGGGTGGGTGCACACTCTCACCCACCAGACACAGTCAGGGCCCACTCAGTGGAGTTTGCtacacaaataacacacaagctgcaagtttctctttctttccccacgTAGGAGACTCTCTCCGGAAGCAGCACCCTTAGCCCCAAAACCCTACCCTGCACGCACTGGGCTCAGGGGAGCCTGAGCCACGGAACCAGGGGTTCCCCAGGGTGGACTGAATGTCTGGATCAGGGTGGGGCAGGCTTTCGGGGACAGGCCTTGAAGGGTACAGAGAGTGGGACTGGCTGCCAGCTGGGACCCTTGAGGTCGCTTCACCTGCTCAGGCCCATTGACATCTGTGCCCTCAGGCAGGGACCGTGTGGGGAAGGAATCTGTGCCCTCTCCCACTGTACCATCTCCCTCCCCCCACGACACGCACACAC
Coding sequences within it:
- the TBX21 gene encoding T-box transcription factor TBX21: MGIVELGCGDMLTGTEPMPASDEGRAPGADPQNRYFYPEAGAQDATDRRGGASLGAPYAGGALVPAPPGRFLGAYAYPPRPQAAPGFPGATEPFPPTPGAEGYQLGDAYSAPDPRAALYPGPREDYALPAGLEVSGKLRVALNNHLLWSKFNQHQTEMIITKQGRRMFPFLSFTVAGLEPTSHYRMFVDVVLVDQHHWRYQSGKWVQCGKAEGSMPGNRLYVHPDSPNTGAHWMRQEVSFGKLKLTNNKGASNNVTQMIVLQSLHKYQPRLHIVEVNDGDPEAPCNTHVFTFQETQFIAVTAYQNAEITQLKIDNNPFAKGFRENFESMYASVDTSVPSPPGPNCQLLGGDHYSPLIPNQYPVASRFYPDLPGQAKDVVPQTYWLGAPRDHSYEAEFRAVSMKPAFLPSAPGPTMSYYRSQEALASGAGWPVGSQYPPKVGPTNWFHSMRTLPMEPGPGASEGRGPEEQGSPSLWTDIAPLRPESSNSGLGEGDSKRRRVSPYPSSGDSSSPAGAPSPFNKETEGQFYNCFSN